The Sandaracinus amylolyticus genomic interval CGTACCCGGCGTGCAGACCGCCCGACGCATCGCGCACCCGCACGCTGACCTCGCCGAGCGCGTCGATGCCCTCGGTCACCGCGTGCACCGTGTACTCGAGCAGCTCGACCGGCAGATCGACCACCGCGTCGATCGCGCGGAAGCACGCGTGCACGGGGCCCGTGCCCACGGCGGCCTGCGTCACGTCGCGTCCGTCCTCGCCGCGAAGACGAACCGTCGCGGTCGGCATGCCCTGCGTGCCCGCCGAGATCTGCAGCGCCTCGAGGCGCCAGCCGCCGAGCTCTTCGCGACGCTCCGACGAGACCAGCGCGAGCAGGTCCGCGTCGGTCACGTGCTTCTTGCGATCCGCGAGCGCCTTCATCGCGCTGAACGCCTGATCGAGCGCGGGCTGATCCATCGTCACGCCGAGCTCGGCGAGACGCTTCTCCAGCGCGTGACGCCCCGAGTGCTTGCCGAGCACGAGCCGCGTGCCGCTCGCGCCGACGTCCTCGGCCTTCAGGATCTCGTACGTCTTCTCGTGCTTGAGCAGGCCGTCCTGGTGGATGCCCGACTCGTGCGCGAATGCGTTCGCGCCGACGATCGCCTTGTTCGGCGGCACCAGCATGCCGGTGTGCGCGCTGACGAGGCGGCTCGTGCGCGTGATCTGCGTCGGGTCGATCCCGGTGCGCAGGTTCATGCGATCACGACGGACCGCCAGCGCCATCACGACCTCCTCGAGCGCCGCGTTGCCCGCGCGCTCGCCGATGCCGTTGATGGTCAACTCCGCTTGACGAGCTCCGGCCTCGAGCCCGGCGAGCGTGTTCGCGACGCCGAGCCCGAGATCGTCGTGGCAGTGCACGCTCAGGATCACGCGGTCGACGCCGACCGCGTTCTTCTTCACGCCCGCGATCATCGCGTGCAGCTCGAACGGCGTCAGATAGCCGACCGTGTCCGGCAGGTTGATCGTCGTCGCGCCCGCGGCGATCGCGACCGACGCGACCTCCCAGAGGTACTCGGGCTCGGTGCGCCCCGCGTCCTCCGCGCTGAACTCGACATCCTCGCAGAGCTCGCGCGCGCGCGCGACCATCTCGCGCACGCGCTCGATCACCTGCTCCTTCGTCATCCGGAGCTTGTGCTCGCGGTGGATCGGGCTGGTGGAGAGGAAGGTGTGGATGCGCGGGCGCATCGCGACCTTCACGGCTTCGTACGCACGCTCGATGTCGTTCTTCGTCGCGCGCGCGAGGCCGCACACGATCGGCGGCTCCGCCTGCGGGCGGCCCGGCACCGGATCGCGACCGATCCGCTCCGCGATCGCGCGCACCGCGGCGAAGTCGTCGGGCGACGACGCGGGGAAGCCCGCCTCGATGACGTCGACTCCGAGGCGCGAGAGCGCACGCGCGATCTCGAGCTTCTCCTCGCTCGTCATCGACGCGCCCGGCGACTGCTCGCCGTCACGCAGCGTCGTGTCGAAGATGCGAACGTAGTCCTGGCTCTCCACCGTGGACATCACTCGTTCTCCTCGACCGTGACCGGCTGGACGAAGGGCATCATCTTGCGCAGCCCCGCGCCGACCTCTTCGATCTGGTGGTTCCGCTCGGAGCGCTTGATCGACTTGTACTGACCGCGGCCCGACTCGTTCTCCGCGATCCAGCGGCGCGCGAAGGTGCCGTCCTGGATCTCGCCCAGCAGCTTCTTCATCTCGCCGCGCACGCGCTCGTCGACGATGCGCGGGCCCGCCTGGTAGTCGCCCCACTCCGCCGTGTCGCTGATCGAGTGGCGCATGTAGCGGAGGCCACCGCGGTACATCAGGTCGACGATGAGCTTGAGCTCGTGGAGACACTCGAAGTACGCGAGCTCGGGCTGGTAGCCCGCGTCGACCAGCGTCTCGAAGCCCGCCTTCACCAGCGCGCTCACGCCGCCGCAGAGCACCGCCTGCTCGCCGAAGAGATCCGTCTCGGTCTCCTCGGTGAACGTCGTGGTCAGCACGCCCGCGCGGCCACCGCCGATCGCCGACGCGTAGCTCATCGCCAGCGCGTCCGCCGAACCGCTCGCGTCCTGGTGCACCGCGAGCAGCGCGGGCACGCCGCCGCCCTCCGCGAACGTCTCGCGCACGCGGTGACCGGGGCCCTTCGGCGCGACCATCGACACGTCGATGTCCGGCGGCGGCGTCACGGTGCCGTACCGGATGTTGAACCCGTGCGCGAACATCAGGGTCTTGCCCTTGCGCATCGCGGGCGCGACCGACTCGCGCCAGATCGCCGGCTGCGACGTGTCGGGCGCGAGCATCATCACGACGTCGGCCCACTCCGCCGCCTGCGCGGGCGACTTCACGTCGAAGCCGTCGGCCTTCGCCTTCTTCGCGCTGCCGCTGCCGTCCCGTAGCGCGATCACCACCTGGACCCCGCTGTCGCGCAGGTTTTGCGCGTGGGCGTGGCCCTGCGAGCCATAGCCCACGATCGCCACCTTCTTGCTGCGGATGAGGCTCAGGTCGGCGTCACGGTCGTAGCGGATCTGCATTGTGGTCTCTCCTCGATTCCTGTCTTCGGTCGAAAATCGTCTGTTCGCGACTGGCACGCTCCGATGCGTGGCAGTCGCTCTGGCTCGTGGGCAGTCGGCTCAGGCTGCTTCGTCGGTCAGATCGACGTCGTCGTCGTCCTCGGACGCGACGACCTCGGTCTCCGGGCGCGCTTCACCGGACGCGCTCGCGCTCTGCGCAGAGGCACCGCGCGTCATCGCGATCGATCCGGCCTGCACCATCTCGAGCACGCCGAACGGCTCGAGCAGCGTCACGAGCCCGCGGATCTTGTCCTCGGTGCCGGTGCACTCGATCATCATCGAGTCGAGGGCGACGTCGACGACGCGCGCGCGGAACACGCTGCAGACCTGCAGGATCGCCGCGCGATCCGCGGGCGTCGCGCGCACGCGCACCAGCGCGATGTCGCGCGTCACGCTCGGCCGGTGCGTGATGTCGTCGACGCGCACGACGTCGACGAGCTTGTAGAGGTTCGCCTCGACGAGGCGGCCCATCCGGTCGTCACCGCGCACCACGATCGTCATGCGCGAGATGCCGGGCTCGTGCGTGCGCCCGACGCTGAGCGACTCGATGTTGAAGTTGCGGCGGCGGAACAGCGACGCGACGCGATTGAGCACGCCCGGCACGTCCTCGACCAACACCACGAACGTCCGCAGGGACACACGATCGCTCACTTCGCGCCTCCATTGTTCTTGCTGGGACGGCGGATCATGTCGTGCAGATCCGCGCCCGCCGGGACCATCGGGTAGACCGCGTCCTCGGCCTCCACGCGGAACTCGACGACGAACGTCTTGTCGGTCGCGCGCGCCGCGGCGACGGCCGCCGGGATCTCCTCGCGCTTCGTCACGCGCATGCCGGGAAGACCGTGCGCGTCGGCGAGCTTCACGAAGTCCGGGCTCACGATCGGCGTCGCGACGTAGCGCCCGCCGTAGAAGAGCTCCTGCCACTGTCGGACCATGCCGAGGTAGCCGTTGTTGATGATCGCGACGTTGACCTTGATGCCGTCCTGCACGCAGGTGCTGAGCTCGGCCGCGGTCATCTGGAACCCGCCGTCACCGGCGATGATCCAGACTTCCTTCTCCTTCGCCGCGAACGCAGCGCCGATGCCGGCGGGCAGCGCGAAGCCCATCGTGCCGAGGCCGCCCGACGTCACGAGCCCGCGCGGGTGATCGTGCTTGTAGTACTGCGCCTCCCACATCTGATGCTGACCGACGTCGGTCACGACCACGGCCTTGCCTTCGGTGAGGCGATAGAGGTCGTGCATCACGTGCGCGGCGAAGAGGCGCCCGTCGTGCGGCGTGTTCACGATGTCGATCGGCGCGACCTCGGCGCGCTTCGCGTCGAGCGCCGCGTTCCACGCGACGTGCTTCTTGTCCGCGACGCGCGGCAGCAGGCGCTCGAGCACCTTCTTGAGATCGCCGATCAGCGCGACGTCGACGCGCACGTTCTTGTCGACCTCGGCGGGATCGATCTCGACGTGGATCTTCTTCGCGTTCTTCGCGTACGTCGCGAGGTTGCCGGTCACGCGATCGTCGAAGCGCATGCCCAGCGCGATCAGGAGATCCGCCTCCTGGATCGCCTGGTTCACCCACGCCTCGCCGTGCATGCCCATCATCCCGAGCGCGCGCGGGTGCGTCGCGGGGAAGCCACCGAGCCCGAGCAGCGTGAGCCCGACCGGGATGTCGCACTTCTCGACGAGCTGCGTGACGAGCTCGGTCGAGCCCGAGCGCACGATGCCGTGGCCCGCGAGGATCACCGGGCGCTGCGCGCTCGCGATCAGCGCCGCGGCCGCGTCGAGATCGTGCTCCGAGATCGGCTTGCTCGGCGCGAGGCCGCGCTTGGCGCGCGACACACGCGTGCTCGCCGTCTTCTTCGGCGCGACGGGCGCGCACACGTTCTGCAGCGCGTCCTTCGTGATGTCGACGACGACCGGACCAGGCCGACCCGAGCGCGCGAGCTCGAACGCTTCGCGGAGGATCGGATAGACCTCCTCCGCGCGCGTGACGAGGTAGTTGTGCTTCGTGATCGGGATCGTCACGCCCGTGATGTCGGTCTCCTGGAACGCGTCGGTCCCGATGAACTTCGAGGGGACCTGACCCGTGATGAACACGACGGGGATCGAGTCGAGCATCGCGGTCGCGATCCCGGTGACGAGGTTCGTCGCGCCCGGGCCCGACGTCGCGATCGCGACGCCGACCTTGCCGCTGACGCGCGCGTAGCCGTCGGCCATGTGCGCCGCGCCCTGCTCGTGACGGCAGAGGATGTGGCGCACCGGGTAGC includes:
- a CDS encoding 2-isopropylmalate synthase, which gives rise to MSTVESQDYVRIFDTTLRDGEQSPGASMTSEEKLEIARALSRLGVDVIEAGFPASSPDDFAAVRAIAERIGRDPVPGRPQAEPPIVCGLARATKNDIERAYEAVKVAMRPRIHTFLSTSPIHREHKLRMTKEQVIERVREMVARARELCEDVEFSAEDAGRTEPEYLWEVASVAIAAGATTINLPDTVGYLTPFELHAMIAGVKKNAVGVDRVILSVHCHDDLGLGVANTLAGLEAGARQAELTINGIGERAGNAALEEVVMALAVRRDRMNLRTGIDPTQITRTSRLVSAHTGMLVPPNKAIVGANAFAHESGIHQDGLLKHEKTYEILKAEDVGASGTRLVLGKHSGRHALEKRLAELGVTMDQPALDQAFSAMKALADRKKHVTDADLLALVSSERREELGGWRLEALQISAGTQGMPTATVRLRGEDGRDVTQAAVGTGPVHACFRAIDAVVDLPVELLEYTVHAVTEGIDALGEVSVRVRDASGGLHAGYGADTDVLVASAKAYLAALDRARKERVVAKASEQARLKESA
- the ilvC gene encoding ketol-acid reductoisomerase yields the protein MPVANRRFSTEDRNRGETTMQIRYDRDADLSLIRSKKVAIVGYGSQGHAHAQNLRDSGVQVVIALRDGSGSAKKAKADGFDVKSPAQAAEWADVVMMLAPDTSQPAIWRESVAPAMRKGKTLMFAHGFNIRYGTVTPPPDIDVSMVAPKGPGHRVRETFAEGGGVPALLAVHQDASGSADALAMSYASAIGGGRAGVLTTTFTEETETDLFGEQAVLCGGVSALVKAGFETLVDAGYQPELAYFECLHELKLIVDLMYRGGLRYMRHSISDTAEWGDYQAGPRIVDERVRGEMKKLLGEIQDGTFARRWIAENESGRGQYKSIKRSERNHQIEEVGAGLRKMMPFVQPVTVEENE
- the ilvN gene encoding acetolactate synthase small subunit, whose translation is MSDRVSLRTFVVLVEDVPGVLNRVASLFRRRNFNIESLSVGRTHEPGISRMTIVVRGDDRMGRLVEANLYKLVDVVRVDDITHRPSVTRDIALVRVRATPADRAAILQVCSVFRARVVDVALDSMMIECTGTEDKIRGLVTLLEPFGVLEMVQAGSIAMTRGASAQSASASGEARPETEVVASEDDDDVDLTDEAA
- the ilvB gene encoding biosynthetic-type acetolactate synthase large subunit gives rise to the protein MDGSDPSTTSEVKRGAEAMWEALVAEGVEVVFGYPGGCIMPAYDVMPRYPVRHILCRHEQGAAHMADGYARVSGKVGVAIATSGPGATNLVTGIATAMLDSIPVVFITGQVPSKFIGTDAFQETDITGVTIPITKHNYLVTRAEEVYPILREAFELARSGRPGPVVVDITKDALQNVCAPVAPKKTASTRVSRAKRGLAPSKPISEHDLDAAAALIASAQRPVILAGHGIVRSGSTELVTQLVEKCDIPVGLTLLGLGGFPATHPRALGMMGMHGEAWVNQAIQEADLLIALGMRFDDRVTGNLATYAKNAKKIHVEIDPAEVDKNVRVDVALIGDLKKVLERLLPRVADKKHVAWNAALDAKRAEVAPIDIVNTPHDGRLFAAHVMHDLYRLTEGKAVVVTDVGQHQMWEAQYYKHDHPRGLVTSGGLGTMGFALPAGIGAAFAAKEKEVWIIAGDGGFQMTAAELSTCVQDGIKVNVAIINNGYLGMVRQWQELFYGGRYVATPIVSPDFVKLADAHGLPGMRVTKREEIPAAVAAARATDKTFVVEFRVEAEDAVYPMVPAGADLHDMIRRPSKNNGGAK